The following nucleotide sequence is from Streptomyces sp. NBC_00239.
CGCGGTCCTTCGTGCGGGGGGTGTCCACCGGGCCGCGGCGCACCGCGCCCGGCGCGTTCCAGTCCTGGCGCTTCTTGGCCCGCTTCTTCGCGAGCTCGGAGGACTCCAGCTGGTACGGGACGGAGGTCACCATCACGCCGGGCGTGAAGAGCAGCCGGCCCTTGAGGCGCAGGGCGCTCTGGTTGTGGAGCAGGTGCTCGTACCAGCGTCCGACGACGTACTCCGGGATGTACACGCTGACCGCGTCGCGCGGGTTCTCGCTGCGCAGGCCCTTGACGTACTCGACGACCGGGCGGGTGATCTCGCGGTACGGGGAGTCGAGGATCTTGAGCGGTACGTTGATGCCGCGCCGCTCCCACTCGTCGCGCAGGGCCTTGGTCTCGGCCGGGTCGACGCTGATGCTGAGCGCCTCCAGCCGGTCGGAGCGGGTCAGCTTGGCGAAGGCGAGGGCCCGCAGCGTCGGCTTGTGGACCTTGGAGACCAGGACGATCGAGTGGACGCGCGAGGGGCGCACGCTGTCGTCGCTGGGGCCCTCGGCGGCGGCGATCTCGGTGGCGACCCGGTCGTAGTGCTTCCGGATCGCGCTCATGGTGCCGTAGAAGATCACCATGCCGAGCAGGGCGACCCAGGCGCCGTGGGTGAACTTGGTGGCGAGGACGACGACCAGCACCAGGCCGGTGAAGAAGGCGCCGAAGGTGTTGATCGCGCGGGAACGGACCATGCGGCGGCGGGCCGCCGGGTCGTGCTCGGTGCGCAGGTGGCGGTTCCAGTGCCGGACCATGCCGATCTGGCTGAGCGTGAAGGACACGAACACGCCGACGATGTACAGCTGGATCAGCTTCGTCGAGTCGGCGTCGTAGATCCACACCAGCAGGATCGCGGCGCCCGCGAGGAGCACGATGCCGTTGGAGAAGGCGAGCCGGTCGCCGCGGGTGTGCAGCTGGCGGGGCAGGTAGCGGTCCTGCGCCAGGATCGAGCCGAGCAGCGGGAAGCCGTTGTACGCCGTGTTCGCCGCGAGGAAGAGGACGAGCGCGGTGGCGCTGGCCAGCACGACGAACAGGAAGCTGCCGTTGCCGAAGACGGCCTCGGCGACCTGCGAGATCACGGGGTTCTGTACGTAGTCGGCGCCGACGGGGGTGCCGTTGACGATGAGGTCCTCGGCGGGATTCTCGGCCATGCGCACGTTGGTGGCCATGGCCAGGCCGATGATGCCGCAGAACATCGTGACGGCGAGGGCGCCCATGAGGGCGAGGGTCGACGCGGCGTTCTTGCTCTTGGGCTTGCGGAAGGCGGGGACGCCGTTGCTGATCGCCTCGACGCCGGTGAGGGCGGCGCAGCCGGAGGAGAATGCCCGGAGCAGGAGGAAGATCAGCGCGAAGCCGGCGATGCCCTCGTGTTCGGGTTTGATCTCGAAATCGGCGGTGGGGGCCTTCATGGTCTCGTCGAGGACGATCCCCTGCCAGGCACCCCAGGCGATCATGATGAAGACGCCCACGACGAACACGTAGGTGGGAATCGCGAAGAGTTTTCCGGATTCCTTCACGCCGCGCAGATTCATCAGCGTCAGCAAAAGGATCATGACGACTGCCGAGAGCACCTTGTGTTCGACGACGAAGTCCACCGCGGAGCCGAGATTCTCGACTCCGGAGGAGATCGAGACGGCCACGGTGAGGACGTAGTCGACGAGCAGGGCGCTGGCCACGGTCAGGCCGGCCTTGGGGCCGAGGTTGGTGTTGGCCACCTCGTAGTCGCCGCCGCCGCTGGGGTAGGCATGCACGTTCTGCCGGTACGAGGCCACCACCGTGAACATCAGCACGACGACCGCGAGCGCGATCCAGGGGCTGAAGTGGTAGGCCGATACGCCCGCGATGGAGAGGACGAGGAGCACCTCTCCGGGGGCATACGCCACGGAGGACAGCGGGTCGGACGCGAAGACGGGGAGGGCGATCCGCTTCGGGAGGAGAGTTTCTCCCAGGCGGTCGCTGCGTAGCGCCCGGCCGATGAGGATCCGTTTGGGCACGTCGGTCAGTTTGGACACGGAGAGGATGGTAAGCGTTCGAAAAGATCCCTGACCAACCACCACCCCCTGGCCCGGTCCAATTGCGCACCGGCGCGCCGTAAGAGGTCACACTGGTGACCGCCCGTGTGTAGCTTGGGCCATGGTCTGAGACCCTGAGGCCTGGGCACCACAAGAGCGCCCCGAGGGTCTGAACTATTGACAGCCGGAAGGACGGCCGTGCACATCGTCATTATGGGCTGCGGAAGAGTGGGTTCCGCTCTCGCGCAGACCTTGGAGCAGCAGGGGCATACGGTCGCGGTCGTCGACCAGGACCCCACCGCGTTCCGCCGGCTGGGATCGGGCTTCGGCGGCCGCCGCGTCACCGGCGTCGGCTTCGACCAGGACACCCTGCGGGAGGCCGGGATCGAGGAGGCGGGAGCCTTCGCCGCGGTCAGCAGTGGTGACAATTCCAACATCATCGCCGCCCGGGTGGCCCGCGAGATGTTCGGTGTGGAGAACGTGGCCGCACGGATCTACGACCCCAAGCGCGCCGAGGTCTACCAGCGGCTCGGCATCCCCACGGTGGCCACCGTGCGCTGGACCGCCGACCAGATGCTGCGCCGGCTGCTGCCCTCCGGCGCGGAGCCCCTGTGGCGCGACCCGAGCGGTGGCGTACAGCTCGCCGAGGTGCACACCTCCCCCGCCTGGATCGGCCACAAGGTCAGCAAGCTCCAGGAGGAGACCGGGGTCCGCGTCGCCTTCCTCACCCGGCTGGGCGAGGCCATGCTCCCGACCTCGCAGACCGTGCTGCAGGAGGGTGACCTCGTCCACGTGATGATGCGCACGGACGAGATCGAGAAGGTCGAGGCGGCGTTCGCCGACGGGCCCGAGGAGGCACACGCATGAGGGTCGCGATCGCCGGGGCCGGCGCCGTGGGCCGCTCCATCGCGGGCGAGCTGCTGGAGAACGGCCACGAGGTGCTCCTCGTGGACAAGGCCCCCACCGCCATCTCCGTGGAGCGGGTGCCGCAGGCCGAGTGGCTGCTGGCGGACGCCTGCGAGATCACCTCGCTGGACGAGGCGGCGCTCCAGCGCTGCAACGTGGTCATCGCCGCCACCGGTGACGACAAGGTCAACCTGGTCGTCTCGCTGCTGGCCAAGACCGAGTACGGGGTGCCCCGCGTGGTGGCCCGCGTGAACAACCCGAAGAACGAGTGGCTCTTCAACGAGTCCTGGGGTGTCGACGTCGCCGTCTCAACGCCGCGCCTGATGTCGGCGCTGGTCGAGGAGGCCGTCAGCGTCGGCGACCTGGTGCGCCTGCTGCGCTTCAGCCACGGCGACGCGAACCTCGTCGAGCTGACCCTGCCGCCGGAGTCCCCGATGGCCGGCGTGCAGATCAGCGACGTGGCCTGGCCCGAGGACACCTCGCTGGTCACCATCATCCGCGGCAACCGGGTGCTCACCCCGCACCCGGAGGAGACCCTGGAGGCGGGCGACGAGCTGCTGTTCGTGGCCGCCCAGGCCCGCGAGGAGCAGCTCGAAGAGCTCCTCAACGCCCGTCGCGACGGCTGACCCGCCCGGGCACGCGTCGCGCACGTACGTCAAAGGGCCCCGCAACCTTAGGGTTGCGGGGCCCTTCCACGTGCCTGCGCCCCGTACCGAGTAACGAAGACCGACCTGCGCCCCGTACCGGCCAACGGAGACCTACGCCTCGCGGGTCCTCGCCTTGCGCTCCTTCTCGGCCTGCTCCTCGGCCTCCCACTCGGCGATCACGTCGATCGGCGGCGGCGCCTTGGCCAGGAACACCCAGGTGAAGTAGACCGCGAGCACCATCGGCGGCAGCTTGAGCGCGACCAGCAGCCAGCCGAGCTGCGTCTCGTCGCCCCAGAAGTACAGCGGGAAGAGGATCGCGTACTTGGCGAGGAAGATCAGGCCCCAGGCCAGGCTGGCCTTGGTGTACGCCTTCTTGCGCCCCGGGTTGCGGGTGCGCCAGGACAGGTTCTCCCGGAACACCGGCCCCAGCACCACGCCCAGCAGCGGGAAACCCACCAGCGCGGACAGCGTGAAGGCCACGCCCAGGCCGGCCCCGTAGATCATGCCGGGCAGGTAGAAGCCCTTGGCCGATCCCGTGAACAGCGCGAACGCGATGCCCACACCGACGCCGAAGACGCCGCTGAAGGCGTGCTTGACGGTGTCCTTGCGCAGCAGCCGCACGGCCACCAGCGCCACCGCCACGCCGCCCGCCGCGATGGCGGACATCCGCACGTCCTTGTTGAACGTGTAGATCATGACGAAGAGCAGGCCGGGGAGCATCGTCTCCACGGTGCCCCGGATGCCGCCGAAGGCGTCGAAGAGCGCGGCCTGCGTGACGGCCTTCACGTCCTGCGGGCTCTGCCCGGTCGGGCCGCCCGCGACCTGGTCGCCGGATGCTGGGGCCGCGTCGGCGGCCTGCCCCGCGGGCTGCCCCGAAGGCTGTCCCGCGGTCGGTTTGTCGAGTGACGTCACCGGCTAGTGCTCCTGTCCGAGCGGTCGGAGTTCGTACTTCGGATTGAAGAGGACCCGGCGTCCGTGGCTCATGGCGATCCGGCCGGACGCGATCATCTTGCGGCCCGGCTCGATGCCCACGATCGAACGGCGGCCGAGCCAGACCACGTCGAGAGCGGCCGACCCGTCGAAGAGCTCGGCCTCCAGAGCGGGCACGCCGGCCCGCGGGCGCAGGGTCACCGTACGCAGGGTTCCGGTGACCTTGACTATCTGGCGGTCGTGGCAGTCGCAGATGCGGGTGCACCCCGCGGCCTCTGCGTCCTCCTGCAGCTCCGCGGAGTGCAGCTCTTCCTGCGAGGTCGACAGGCGTTCGATCATCCGGCGGAACCGGCCGCCCTGCTTCGCCGGCTTCACGGGCTTCTCGGAACGAGGTACAGCACTCATACAGGAAGCCTACCGGCGCGGCGGCCTCCGCTCGCAGCGGTATGGCCCACCTCTCCGGCCCGCCTGCCGGACCGGCGTCCCGCCCGCCCCTCCCGGGTCCGCTCTCGAAGCGGTGTCGCCTCTCGAAGCGGTGTCACTTCGACTTCTCGAAGCGGTATCCCATGCCCGGCTCGGTGATGAAGTGCCGGGGGTGCGAGGGGTCCGCCTCCAGCTTGCGGCGCAGCTGTGCCATGTAGACCCTCAGGTAGTTCGTCTCGGTGCCGTAGGAGGGCCCCCAGACCTCCTGGAGCAGCTGCTTCTGGCTGACGAGCTTCCCGGTGTTGCGCACGAGCACCTCCAGGAGGTGCCACTCGGTGGGGGTGAGCCGTACGTCGCGGCCGTCGCGGACGGCCTTCTTGGCGGCCAGGTCCACGGTGAAGCCCTCGGTCTCGACGAGCACCTCCTCCCCGCCGGCGCCGGCGGTGGGCTCGGCCCGGCGCACCGCGGCCCGCAGCCGGGCCAGCAGCTCGTCCATGCCGAAAGGTTTCGTCACGTAGTCGTCCGCGCCCGCGTCGAGGGCCTCCACCTTCTCGTCGGAGCTGTGCCGGGCCGACAGCACGAGGATCGGGACCCTGGTCCAGCCGCGCAGCCCCTTGATCACCTCGACGCCGTCCATGTCGGGCAGGCCGAGGTCGAGCACGACCACGTCCGGGTGGCGGGCCGCGGCCAGCTCCAGGGCGGCGGCTCCGTCGGACGCGGCGTCGACCTCGTACTTGCGCGCCTTCAGGTTGATCACGAGGGCGCGCACGATCTGCGGCTCGTCTTCCACCACGAGCACCCGGGTCATTGGGGTCCTGCCTTCTGTCGCATCGGTTCGACGGTGTCGTACGGGTATGGAGCGCTCTCGGCGGGTCCGGCGGCCGGCGCGGGGGCGGGGTCGCGGACCGCGGCGCCCGCCCGCAGGGTCAGGACCATGGTCAGCCCGCCCCCCGGAGTGTCCTCGGCCGTCAGAGTGCCCCCCACGGCCTCGGTGAAGCCCCGGGCGACCGCGAGGCCGAGACCGACGCCCGCCCCGCGCGGGGCGTCGCCGTGCCGCTGGAACGGTTCGAAGATCCGGTCCTTGGCCTCGTCGGGCACGCCGGGCCCGCGGTCCACCACCCGTACCTCGACCAGGTCGCCGAGCGCGCTGGCCGCCACCAGCACGGCCGTCCCGTCCGGGCTGTACTTGACGGCGTTCTCCACGATGTTCGCGACGGCGCGTTCCAGCAGCCCGGGGTCGACGGCGACCATCGGCAGGCTCTCGGGGATGTCCAGGTCCACGCTGCCCTCGGGTACGCCGCCCAGCGCCATCGGCACCACCTCGTCGAGGTCGATCTCGCGGATCAGCGGGGTGACGGTGCCGGTGTGCAGCCTCGACATGTCGAGGAGGTTGCCCACGAGGTGGTCGAGGCGGTCGGCGCCGGCCTCGATGCCTTCGAGCAGCTCGGCGCGGTCCTCCTCGGACCACTCCACGTCCTCGGAGCGCAGCGAGGACACGGCTGCCTTGATCGCGGCGAGCGGGGTGCGCAGGTCGTGGCTGACGGCGGCGAGCAGCGCGGTACGGATCCGGTTGCCCTCGGCGAGCGCGCGGGCCTCCTCGGCCTCTCCCACCAGCCGCTGCCGGTCGAGGACCACGGCGGCCTGGGCCGCGAAGGCGCCGAGCACCCGCCGGTCCTCGGCCGGCAGCACCCGGCCGGACAGGGCGAGCGCCACGGTGTCGCCGACGGGCAGGTCCACGTCGGCGTCCTCGGGCCGGGCGGCGGGTGCGGGTCCCACGCCGGCCGCGCGGGTCCAGGGGTCCAGCTCGCCGGCGCGCTCCAGCAGGGCCACGGACTCCATCGCGAAGGTCTCCCGGACCCGCTCCAGGAGGGCGACGAGCGAGTCCTCCCCGCGCAGCACGCTGCCCGCGAGGACGGAGAGGATCTCGGATTCGGCGCGCAGCCGGGCCGCCTGGTGGGTGCGCCGGGCCGCCAGGTCGACGACCGAGGCCACCGAGACGGCCACCGCGAAGAACACGGTGAGGGCGATGATGTTCTTCGGGTCGGAGATGGTGAGCCGGTGCACCGGCGGGGCGAAGTAGTAGTTCAGCAGCAGGGAGCCGAACGCCACCGAGGCGAGGGCCGGCAGCAGCCCGCCGAGCAGGGCCGCCGCGACGGTCAGCGCCAGGAACAGCAGCATGTCGTTGGCGAGGCCCAGGTCGGCGTCGACGTGCGTGAGCAGCAGGGCGAGCAGGACGGGGAAGACCACGCCGACCACCCAGCCGGCGATGATGCGGGGCATGCCGAGCCGGGCCGCGCCGCCGGGTGCGACGGGCAGCGCGCGGCGGCCCTTGGCGACGGCGTCGTGGGTGACCAGGTGGACGTCGAGGTCGGGTCCCGAGTCGCGGGCCACGGTGGCGCTGACGCCGGGGCCCAGGACGTACTGCCAGGGCTTGCGGCGGCTGACCCCGAGGACGATCTGGGTGGCGTTGGCGCCGCGGGCGAAGTCGAGGAGCGCGTGCGGGACGTCGTCGCCTATGACGTGGTGGAAGGTGCCGCCGAGGTCTTCGACCAGGGTGCGCTGGAG
It contains:
- a CDS encoding potassium channel family protein translates to MHIVIMGCGRVGSALAQTLEQQGHTVAVVDQDPTAFRRLGSGFGGRRVTGVGFDQDTLREAGIEEAGAFAAVSSGDNSNIIAARVAREMFGVENVAARIYDPKRAEVYQRLGIPTVATVRWTADQMLRRLLPSGAEPLWRDPSGGVQLAEVHTSPAWIGHKVSKLQEETGVRVAFLTRLGEAMLPTSQTVLQEGDLVHVMMRTDEIEKVEAAFADGPEEAHA
- a CDS encoding response regulator translates to MTRVLVVEDEPQIVRALVINLKARKYEVDAASDGAAALELAAARHPDVVVLDLGLPDMDGVEVIKGLRGWTRVPILVLSARHSSDEKVEALDAGADDYVTKPFGMDELLARLRAAVRRAEPTAGAGGEEVLVETEGFTVDLAAKKAVRDGRDVRLTPTEWHLLEVLVRNTGKLVSQKQLLQEVWGPSYGTETNYLRVYMAQLRRKLEADPSHPRHFITEPGMGYRFEKSK
- a CDS encoding potassium channel family protein → MRVAIAGAGAVGRSIAGELLENGHEVLLVDKAPTAISVERVPQAEWLLADACEITSLDEAALQRCNVVIAATGDDKVNLVVSLLAKTEYGVPRVVARVNNPKNEWLFNESWGVDVAVSTPRLMSALVEEAVSVGDLVRLLRFSHGDANLVELTLPPESPMAGVQISDVAWPEDTSLVTIIRGNRVLTPHPEETLEAGDELLFVAAQAREEQLEELLNARRDG
- a CDS encoding APC family permease — translated: MSKLTDVPKRILIGRALRSDRLGETLLPKRIALPVFASDPLSSVAYAPGEVLLVLSIAGVSAYHFSPWIALAVVVLMFTVVASYRQNVHAYPSGGGDYEVANTNLGPKAGLTVASALLVDYVLTVAVSISSGVENLGSAVDFVVEHKVLSAVVMILLLTLMNLRGVKESGKLFAIPTYVFVVGVFIMIAWGAWQGIVLDETMKAPTADFEIKPEHEGIAGFALIFLLLRAFSSGCAALTGVEAISNGVPAFRKPKSKNAASTLALMGALAVTMFCGIIGLAMATNVRMAENPAEDLIVNGTPVGADYVQNPVISQVAEAVFGNGSFLFVVLASATALVLFLAANTAYNGFPLLGSILAQDRYLPRQLHTRGDRLAFSNGIVLLAGAAILLVWIYDADSTKLIQLYIVGVFVSFTLSQIGMVRHWNRHLRTEHDPAARRRMVRSRAINTFGAFFTGLVLVVVLATKFTHGAWVALLGMVIFYGTMSAIRKHYDRVATEIAAAEGPSDDSVRPSRVHSIVLVSKVHKPTLRALAFAKLTRSDRLEALSISVDPAETKALRDEWERRGINVPLKILDSPYREITRPVVEYVKGLRSENPRDAVSVYIPEYVVGRWYEHLLHNQSALRLKGRLLFTPGVMVTSVPYQLESSELAKKRAKKRQDWNAPGAVRRGPVDTPRTKDRAGK
- a CDS encoding OB-fold nucleic acid binding domain-containing protein, whose protein sequence is MSAVPRSEKPVKPAKQGGRFRRMIERLSTSQEELHSAELQEDAEAAGCTRICDCHDRQIVKVTGTLRTVTLRPRAGVPALEAELFDGSAALDVVWLGRRSIVGIEPGRKMIASGRIAMSHGRRVLFNPKYELRPLGQEH
- a CDS encoding DUF3159 domain-containing protein; translation: MTSLDKPTAGQPSGQPAGQAADAAPASGDQVAGGPTGQSPQDVKAVTQAALFDAFGGIRGTVETMLPGLLFVMIYTFNKDVRMSAIAAGGVAVALVAVRLLRKDTVKHAFSGVFGVGVGIAFALFTGSAKGFYLPGMIYGAGLGVAFTLSALVGFPLLGVVLGPVFRENLSWRTRNPGRKKAYTKASLAWGLIFLAKYAILFPLYFWGDETQLGWLLVALKLPPMVLAVYFTWVFLAKAPPPIDVIAEWEAEEQAEKERKARTREA
- a CDS encoding sensor histidine kinase; the protein is MARGRLRIYLGAAPGVGKTYAMLSEAHRRTERGTDCVVGFVEHHGRPRTEVMLHGLELVPRRELEYRGAAFTEMDMDAVLRRRPAVALVDELAHTNVPGSRNAKRWQDVEELLRAGIDVVTTVNIQHLESLGDVVESITGVRQRETVPDEVVRRADQIELVDMSPQALRRRMAHGNVYRPDKVDAALSNYFRPGNLTALRELALLWVADRTDEYLRQYRGEHDIRSTWQARERIVVGLTGGPEGRTLIRRAARLAEKGAGGEVLAVYIARSDGLTAASPKELALQRTLVEDLGGTFHHVIGDDVPHALLDFARGANATQIVLGVSRRKPWQYVLGPGVSATVARDSGPDLDVHLVTHDAVAKGRRALPVAPGGAARLGMPRIIAGWVVGVVFPVLLALLLTHVDADLGLANDMLLFLALTVAAALLGGLLPALASVAFGSLLLNYYFAPPVHRLTISDPKNIIALTVFFAVAVSVASVVDLAARRTHQAARLRAESEILSVLAGSVLRGEDSLVALLERVRETFAMESVALLERAGELDPWTRAAGVGPAPAARPEDADVDLPVGDTVALALSGRVLPAEDRRVLGAFAAQAAVVLDRQRLVGEAEEARALAEGNRIRTALLAAVSHDLRTPLAAIKAAVSSLRSEDVEWSEEDRAELLEGIEAGADRLDHLVGNLLDMSRLHTGTVTPLIREIDLDEVVPMALGGVPEGSVDLDIPESLPMVAVDPGLLERAVANIVENAVKYSPDGTAVLVAASALGDLVEVRVVDRGPGVPDEAKDRIFEPFQRHGDAPRGAGVGLGLAVARGFTEAVGGTLTAEDTPGGGLTMVLTLRAGAAVRDPAPAPAAGPAESAPYPYDTVEPMRQKAGPQ